One window of Sphingobacteriales bacterium genomic DNA carries:
- a CDS encoding cupin domain-containing protein yields the protein MKNKFDISKQELEKLLAFDGHPTDISEAEAAEKALLGLAAGYELIPPLPLKNKVLDKLRQLKQQTNARTTLDINNLPLLSATSNWLDWKELVKDINPPDDFEDLYLHTLELNNTRELSVVWVREYVPEEVHEDLLESFLILEGGCECEITNSEGDTRTVRLSEGDFITMQIGETHNIRITSQQPTKAILQWLKVA from the coding sequence TTGAAAAATAAGTTTGACATCTCAAAACAAGAATTAGAAAAGTTACTCGCTTTCGATGGTCATCCAACTGATATAAGTGAGGCGGAGGCTGCGGAAAAAGCATTGCTTGGTTTAGCTGCCGGGTATGAACTGATACCGCCCTTACCACTAAAAAACAAAGTTTTAGATAAACTTCGTCAACTTAAACAACAAACCAACGCACGCACAACCTTAGATATCAATAACCTCCCCTTACTTAGTGCCACTTCAAACTGGTTAGATTGGAAAGAGTTGGTTAAAGACATCAACCCTCCCGATGATTTTGAAGATTTATACCTGCATACGCTCGAATTAAACAACACGCGCGAACTTTCTGTAGTTTGGGTGCGTGAGTATGTGCCTGAAGAAGTTCATGAAGATTTACTCGAAAGTTTTTTGATATTGGAAGGAGGTTGCGAATGTGAAATTACCAACTCTGAAGGCGACACCCGCACCGTTCGCCTTTCTGAAGGTGATTTTATTACTATGCAAATTGGTGAAACTCACAATATTAGAATTACCTCTCAGCAACCTACCAAAGCCATATTACAATGGCTGAAAGTTGCTTAA
- a CDS encoding transposase gives MVCRSFGAAFRNAPYSGFVFLCFSDSCGETEIISDGGRASRTDRGGQEADSGTEKEGISWQAAQCRRQMFGSWQEARQQNRPKQPNPTASFRAFTALLNKLLSCLPGINLTYMVADCAYASADYFSAVTKTGLHLITRLPVNAALVYAYSDPVAPKHRGRPKNTEKK, from the coding sequence ATGGTTTGTCGAAGTTTTGGAGCAGCATTCAGAAATGCCCCATATTCGGGATTTGTTTTTTTGTGCTTCTCTGATAGCTGTGGGGAAACGGAAATCATATCCGATGGTGGTAGAGCAAGTCGTACAGACAGAGGGGGACAGGAAGCGGATAGCGGAACAGAAAAAGAAGGCATTAGCTGGCAAGCGGCGCAGTGCCGAAGGCAGATGTTTGGTTCGTGGCAGGAAGCAAGGCAGCAAAACCGACCCAAGCAGCCCAATCCTACGGCATCCTTTCGGGCATTCACCGCCTTGTTAAACAAGTTGCTTTCGTGCTTACCGGGCATCAACCTGACCTATATGGTAGCAGACTGTGCTTATGCCTCGGCAGATTATTTCTCTGCGGTAACAAAGACCGGACTTCACCTGATTACCCGTTTGCCTGTAAATGCCGCCCTCGTCTATGCCTACTCAGACCCAGTAGCCCCAAAACATCGGGGAAGACCCAAAAATACGGAGAAAAAGTAG
- a CDS encoding nuclear transport factor 2 family protein: protein MKPFLSFVFFLILTTSIFSQSKNAKTVMDNYAAFGRGDIPAILATFAPDCVWIHPGNPDIIPFAGTFRGAEEIKEKFFGVIPTVVQLIEFVPSIVGEESNTVIASIHIKGKVLTTGKAYESTGEMRWTLNDAGLVTEHKAIVDVSSLEAAFTPN from the coding sequence ATGAAACCTTTCCTTTCTTTTGTTTTCTTTTTGATTCTTACTACCTCCATATTTAGTCAAAGCAAAAACGCCAAAACGGTTATGGATAACTATGCTGCTTTTGGCCGGGGCGATATACCTGCTATTCTTGCAACTTTTGCCCCGGATTGTGTATGGATACACCCGGGCAATCCTGATATTATTCCTTTTGCAGGCACTTTCAGGGGTGCAGAAGAAATTAAGGAGAAATTTTTCGGTGTGATACCCACAGTTGTTCAATTGATAGAATTTGTGCCAAGCATAGTGGGAGAAGAAAGCAATACCGTGATTGCCTCCATTCATATTAAGGGTAAAGTTTTAACCACCGGTAAAGCGTATGAAAGTACAGGAGAAATGCGGTGGACATTGAACGATGCCGGTTTAGTAACGGAACACAAAGCCATTGTTGATGTAAGTAGTCTTGAAGCTGCTTTCACCCCGAATTGA
- a CDS encoding nuclear transport factor 2 family protein, which produces MNNSIEQLVYDIHESFSNNDFEKTVSMVADDAVIEVYSLGATFRGKNEFIQFMQGFKGAFPDMRIHHKNVFSNGNNVVVEFNATATHTGNLHTPNGIIPSTGKSINLTVCEVQVWENGKVKSIHNYQDSGSLMLQLGVMG; this is translated from the coding sequence ATGAATAATTCAATTGAACAACTGGTTTACGACATTCACGAATCATTTTCTAACAACGACTTTGAAAAAACGGTTTCTATGGTTGCCGATGATGCGGTAATAGAAGTATATTCTTTGGGTGCCACTTTTAGAGGCAAAAATGAATTTATACAGTTTATGCAGGGTTTTAAAGGGGCATTTCCCGACATGCGTATTCATCACAAGAATGTATTTTCAAATGGCAATAATGTTGTTGTGGAATTTAACGCTACGGCTACACATACCGGCAATTTGCATACTCCGAACGGCATTATTCCGTCTACGGGAAAATCTATAAATCTGACAGTTTGCGAAGTGCAAGTTTGGGAAAATGGCAAAGTCAAATCTATTCACAATTATCAGGACTCAGGATCGCTTATGCTTCAATTGGGAGTAATGGGTTAG
- a CDS encoding nuclear transport factor 2 family protein, with product MSDNLKTVQEIYACFMQGDVPGILEKLADDVTFYNGADPKVAPFGGTFHGKDGVVQFFQGLGATSQTTFFEASNYREENGKVLNAVQHDGIITSTGKPFSVKALFTWSFNEKGEAIDWKGTGDFSSINNAFLN from the coding sequence ATGTCCGACAACCTTAAAACCGTACAAGAAATTTATGCTTGTTTTATGCAAGGCGATGTACCCGGTATTCTTGAAAAATTAGCAGACGATGTTACATTTTATAATGGTGCTGACCCTAAAGTAGCTCCATTTGGAGGCACTTTTCATGGTAAGGATGGCGTTGTTCAATTCTTTCAGGGACTTGGAGCTACCAGCCAGACTACATTTTTCGAGGCGAGCAATTACAGAGAAGAAAACGGTAAAGTTTTGAATGCTGTTCAACACGACGGAATTATTACCTCAACCGGCAAACCCTTTAGTGTAAAGGCTCTTTTTACATGGTCATTTAATGAAAAAGGGGAAGCAATTGACTGGAAGGGTACAGGCGATTTTTCGAGCATTAACAATGCTTTTTTGAATTAG
- a CDS encoding ATP-dependent Clp protease adaptor ClpS gives MIRFATREWTKEDVDILLDTTIDGGCRLVVHNDEVNTFDWVIKALIEICRHTQEQAEQCTLIIHFKGRCVVKEGSEDELKPMREAIVERGIGATIEYD, from the coding sequence ATGATTCGATTTGCCACACGCGAGTGGACAAAAGAAGATGTAGATATTTTATTAGATACCACCATTGACGGAGGGTGCAGGTTGGTGGTACATAACGATGAGGTCAACACTTTTGACTGGGTAATCAAAGCCTTGATAGAAATTTGCAGACATACACAGGAACAGGCAGAGCAATGCACCCTCATCATTCACTTTAAAGGCAGATGTGTGGTTAAAGAAGGTTCGGAAGATGAATTAAAGCCTATGCGTGAAGCCATAGTCGAGAGAGGCATCGGAGCAACTATAGAATACGACTAA
- a CDS encoding ester cyclase produces MKNGFSVVSDYFAAIDSANVNFADNFSHDFEFMPALSPVPLDKNGWAEIVVAIKTGFPDGHHELSDFIADENKVAVKGAFIGTNTGSMMGNPATGNKVVLPFISLFELNEEGKIKSIMAMFDNKSFESQLMAGIDPRAAAEAIVKGIMDASDTADVEQLVSYFTPDAKHHFCGVTSGNNELKMRVAGFKAAFPDIKRNLEVLSFSDNIISCKGFATGTNTGMFMGQPATGNKMKLSVMGAYKFNSEGKISESWVEMDTASMVNQLKGNAILTEMSTN; encoded by the coding sequence ATGAAAAATGGATTTTCTGTTGTTTCAGATTATTTTGCAGCAATTGATTCTGCAAATGTCAATTTTGCTGATAATTTCAGTCATGATTTTGAATTTATGCCGGCACTGTCGCCTGTTCCACTTGATAAAAATGGTTGGGCAGAAATAGTTGTTGCTATTAAAACAGGTTTTCCCGATGGGCATCATGAATTGTCTGATTTTATTGCCGATGAAAATAAAGTAGCTGTAAAAGGTGCTTTTATTGGAACAAATACCGGTTCTATGATGGGCAATCCGGCTACCGGCAATAAAGTGGTGCTACCATTTATTTCCCTTTTTGAACTGAATGAAGAAGGTAAAATAAAATCCATAATGGCAATGTTTGACAATAAATCGTTTGAATCACAATTGATGGCAGGCATTGACCCGCGTGCTGCTGCCGAAGCTATTGTAAAAGGCATTATGGATGCTTCGGATACCGCAGATGTTGAACAATTAGTCTCCTATTTTACCCCTGATGCCAAACATCATTTTTGCGGTGTAACTTCTGGTAACAACGAGTTAAAAATGCGAGTTGCAGGTTTTAAAGCTGCGTTTCCCGATATCAAACGCAATTTAGAAGTGCTTTCATTTTCTGACAATATTATTAGCTGCAAAGGATTTGCAACCGGCACTAATACCGGCATGTTTATGGGCCAACCTGCTACGGGCAATAAAATGAAACTATCGGTTATGGGGGCATACAAATTTAACAGCGAAGGTAAAATCAGCGAATCCTGGGTTGAAATGGATACGGCTTCCATGGTCAACCAATTAAAAGGTAATGCCATATTGACTGAAATGAGTACAAATTAA
- a CDS encoding RNA polymerase sigma factor, giving the protein MNPAIYTATHEDELINRLKERDEPAFAELYDHYSGILFGLIVRIVQDYVDAENLLQDSFVKIWLNIERYDPEKGCFATWLINVARNTAIDFTRSKYYSYKKINQNLEKIVSNDLVPKTKGIEIETIGLPDHLEKLSPQAKDIIQWMYFEGYTQQEISDIKGIPLGTVKSRTRLALKELREIYV; this is encoded by the coding sequence ATGAACCCCGCTATTTATACAGCAACACATGAAGACGAGTTAATAAACCGGCTTAAAGAGCGGGACGAACCGGCTTTTGCTGAACTTTACGACCATTATTCGGGAATACTGTTTGGTTTAATAGTTCGAATAGTACAAGACTATGTTGATGCTGAAAACCTTTTACAAGATAGTTTTGTAAAAATTTGGCTGAACATCGAAAGATATGATCCTGAAAAGGGGTGCTTTGCCACCTGGTTGATAAACGTGGCCCGCAATACGGCGATAGATTTTACCCGATCAAAATATTATTCTTATAAAAAAATAAACCAGAATCTGGAAAAAATCGTTTCTAATGATTTAGTTCCTAAAACGAAAGGGATTGAGATAGAAACTATCGGCTTGCCCGACCACTTAGAAAAATTATCACCTCAGGCAAAAGATATTATCCAATGGATGTACTTTGAAGGATATACGCAACAAGAAATATCGGACATCAAAGGAATACCTCTTGGCACGGTCAAATCCAGAACGCGGCTTGCATTGAAAGAATTGAGAGAAATTTATGTATAA